Proteins encoded together in one Candidatus Peregrinibacteria bacterium window:
- the rpsR gene encoding 30S ribosomal protein S18: MKKSKCPFKSVGTKYIDYKNVDLFNRYISSYGKIVPRYYTNVSLKYQKMLSGAIKNARFMGLIPYVK; this comes from the coding sequence ATGAAAAAATCTAAATGTCCATTCAAATCAGTAGGAACAAAATATATTGATTACAAAAATGTAGACTTGTTTAATAGATACATCTCATCATACGGTAAGATCGTACCTAGATACTACACAAACGTATCTTTGAAGTATCAAAAAATGCTTTCAGGTGCTATCAAAAATGCTAGATTCATGGGGTTGATCCCTTATGTGAAATAA